The following are from one region of the Hyphomicrobiales bacterium genome:
- a CDS encoding DUF6165 family protein → MSPVDGARIMIEAGAGELIDKITILRIKTERMTDATKLVNIRRELDMLRRARARSLPASAELDHLEEELKRINQALWDIEDDIRRCERTGEFGDRFVRLARSVYKQNDRRSALKRRINALTGARIVEEKSYAP, encoded by the coding sequence GTGAGCCCTGTAGACGGCGCGCGGATCATGATCGAGGCAGGGGCCGGAGAGCTGATCGACAAGATCACGATCCTGCGGATCAAGACCGAGCGCATGACCGACGCCACCAAGCTTGTCAACATCCGGCGCGAACTCGACATGCTGCGGCGCGCGCGTGCGCGCAGCCTGCCGGCGAGCGCCGAGCTCGACCACCTTGAGGAAGAGCTCAAACGCATCAACCAAGCCTTGTGGGACATCGAGGACGACATCCGCCGCTGCGAGCGGACGGGTGAGTTCGGCGATCGGTTCGTGCGGTTGGCCCGCTCCGTCTACAAGCAGAATGACCGCCGTTCCGCCTTGAAACGGCGCATCAACGCGCTGACCGGCGCGCGCATCGTCGAGGAAAAATCCTACGCTCCCTGA